In the genome of Piliocolobus tephrosceles isolate RC106 chromosome 20, ASM277652v3, whole genome shotgun sequence, one region contains:
- the DEFB126 gene encoding beta-defensin 126, whose protein sequence is MKSLLFTLAVFMLLAQLVSGNLYVKRCLNDIGICKKTCKPEEVRSEKASVMCGKHRACCVPADKRSAYPSFCARPKTTRTSTVTATATTTTTTTLMSLMTTMAASPVSPTT, encoded by the exons ATGAAGTCCCTACTGTTCACCCTTGCAGTTTTTATGCTCCTGGCCCAATTGGTCTCAG GTAATTTGTATGTGAAAAGGTGTCTAAACGACATTGGAATTTGTAAGAAGACGTGCAAACCTGAAGAGGTGCGTTCAGAAAAGGCTTCGGTAATGTGCGGCAAACATAGGGCATGCTGTGTTCCAGCTGACAAACGTTCTGCTTATCCTTCTTTCTGTGCCCGCCCAAAGACTACGAGAACTTCAACggtaacagcaacagcaacaacaacaacaacaacaactttgaTGTCTTTGATGACTACGATGGCCGCTAGCCCTGTTTCTCCCACTACTTGA